A stretch of the Streptomyces venezuelae genome encodes the following:
- a CDS encoding cytochrome P450, with translation MEQPAPGIPDVFDPRRYAEGIPHDRYRRLRDHHPVARQSEPELLGWPAGPGFWAVTRHADTVRVLRDHRTYSSCLGATQIRDPDPADLPFLRRTMLNQDPPEHGRLRRLAARAFTPGRIEAFAGRVRDRARTLLTAARDAAEDGTADLVRTVTDEYALLNLTDLLGVPAADRGLLLDWTVRIIGYQDPEDAPAPVLGPDGRPVNPRSPALLGEMFEYARELAAHKRRHPAEDLMTTLAEAGLADAELEMFFFLLTVAGNDTVRSAAPGGLLALAAAPDAYRRLAEGRTDPARAVDELLRVHPPVLSFRRTAAVDTELAGQRIRAGEKVVVFHASANHDERVFTDPARLDLDRAPNPHVSFGDGPHVCLGAHFARLQLRTFYEEWTALMPPPELAAPPRRLVSNFINGITRLPLRVSGRPG, from the coding sequence ATGGAGCAACCCGCCCCCGGCATCCCGGACGTCTTCGACCCCCGCCGCTATGCCGAGGGCATCCCGCACGACCGCTACCGCAGGCTCCGCGACCACCATCCGGTGGCCCGGCAGAGCGAGCCCGAGCTCCTCGGCTGGCCGGCCGGGCCCGGCTTCTGGGCGGTCACCCGGCACGCCGACACCGTCCGGGTACTGCGCGACCACCGCACGTACTCCTCCTGCCTGGGCGCCACCCAGATCCGCGACCCCGACCCCGCCGACCTGCCCTTCCTCCGCCGCACCATGCTCAACCAGGACCCTCCGGAGCACGGCCGGCTGCGCCGGCTGGCCGCCCGCGCCTTCACCCCCGGCCGCATCGAGGCCTTCGCCGGCCGGGTCCGCGACCGCGCCCGTACCCTGCTGACCGCCGCCCGGGACGCCGCCGAGGACGGCACCGCCGACCTGGTCCGCACGGTCACCGACGAGTACGCCCTGCTCAACCTCACCGACCTGCTGGGAGTCCCGGCCGCCGACCGCGGCCTGCTGCTGGACTGGACCGTGCGGATCATCGGCTACCAGGACCCGGAGGACGCCCCGGCACCGGTGCTCGGCCCGGACGGGCGGCCCGTCAACCCGCGCTCCCCGGCCCTGCTCGGCGAAATGTTCGAGTACGCCCGCGAGCTCGCCGCCCACAAACGCCGGCATCCCGCCGAAGACCTGATGACCACCCTCGCCGAAGCCGGACTGGCCGATGCCGAACTGGAGATGTTCTTCTTCCTGCTCACCGTCGCCGGCAACGACACCGTCCGCAGCGCGGCCCCGGGCGGGCTGCTGGCGCTGGCCGCCGCCCCGGACGCATACCGGAGACTGGCCGAGGGACGGACCGACCCGGCCCGGGCCGTGGACGAACTCCTGCGCGTGCACCCGCCGGTGCTCAGCTTCCGCCGCACGGCCGCCGTCGACACCGAACTGGCCGGGCAGCGGATCCGGGCGGGGGAGAAGGTGGTGGTCTTCCACGCCTCGGCCAACCACGACGAGCGCGTCTTCACCGACCCGGCACGGCTGGACCTCGACCGGGCACCCAACCCGCACGTCTCCTTCGGGGACGGCCCGCACGTCTGCCTCGGCGCCCACTTCGCCCGGCTCCAGCTGCGCACCTTCTACGAGGAGTGGACCGCCCTGATGCCGCCGCCCGAACTGGCCGCCC